One window of Sulfurospirillum sp. 1612 genomic DNA carries:
- the fdhD gene encoding formate dehydrogenase accessory sulfurtransferase FdhD, which yields MGPIFTTQVTKIKNNKKFETDDTVIREIKLDININGKRIVSLMATPTDLKELSIGYLISENIIEKVSDITQFEITDIDTKIYKADIKATINEASSDKLNTEGVIVSGCGRGASTHISLKSIEAKVMQDDFYIDANLLFKEMGEFYTQCPLYEQTGCVHTAKIHIDDSIYFIGEDIAQHNTIDKAVGKALLAGHSVNRAFLMVSGRLSSEMVAKAVMHQIPILASRTASTCRGVNIAAKFGLTLIGFVRGQSMNIYRNPERIHVES from the coding sequence ATGGGACCAATTTTTACAACACAAGTGACGAAAATTAAAAATAATAAAAAATTTGAAACCGATGATACGGTGATTCGTGAAATTAAGTTGGATATTAATATCAATGGCAAACGCATTGTCTCTTTGATGGCGACACCTACAGATCTAAAAGAATTGAGTATTGGTTACCTAATTAGTGAAAATATTATTGAAAAAGTTTCAGATATCACACAGTTTGAAATCACTGATATCGATACCAAAATCTACAAAGCAGATATCAAAGCAACAATCAACGAAGCGAGTAGTGATAAATTAAACACAGAAGGCGTGATTGTCAGCGGCTGTGGTCGTGGGGCAAGTACGCATATTTCACTCAAATCCATCGAAGCCAAAGTGATGCAGGATGATTTTTATATCGATGCAAACCTCCTTTTCAAAGAGATGGGAGAATTTTACACCCAATGCCCTCTTTATGAGCAAACCGGGTGCGTGCATACGGCAAAAATTCACATTGATGATTCGATCTATTTTATCGGTGAAGATATTGCACAACACAATACTATCGATAAAGCCGTTGGCAAAGCTTTACTAGCCGGACACAGTGTCAATCGTGCTTTTTTGATGGTCAGTGGCAGATTGAGTTCCGAAATGGTGGCCAAAGCGGTGATGCATCAAATTCCGATTCTAGCTTCTCGCACCGCTTCTACTTGTAGAGGGGTGAATATTGCTGCAAAATTTGGCTTAACGCTGATTGGTTTTGTCAGAGGACAGAGCATGAATATTTATAGAAATCCGGAGAGAATCCATGTCGAATCTTGA
- a CDS encoding formate dehydrogenase subunit gamma, whose product MKKLILLSLSILGLYARELTGKVPLASKDIAPSQGGDLLVSSQMITNILDYQKFGDLFTYLQAHYFKVIFLGILIGVPLVFLLHYLIIGAKRFIHGGKRIYFFTLFNRIVHWVAAVAFVVLIPTGLMMVFGKYLGGGEPIRIARELHGYFTPVFIISVIPMFISWFKEMLPTFDDVKWLFIVGGYLSKKKIEVPAGKFNAGQKMWFWIATLGGIVMIITGAAMFFQNFDLGIAKSLDMTQIDLLRLSALVHNILGFAVLALFLTHIYMSVFAIKGSLQSMKDGYKEEDEVAHLHSSYYKKLKKEGKI is encoded by the coding sequence ATGAAAAAATTAATATTGCTCTCGCTTAGTATACTGGGTTTGTATGCAAGAGAATTAACGGGCAAAGTACCATTGGCATCTAAAGATATCGCTCCAAGTCAGGGAGGAGACCTTTTGGTCTCTTCCCAAATGATTACAAATATCTTGGATTATCAAAAATTTGGAGATTTATTTACCTATCTTCAAGCGCACTATTTTAAGGTCATTTTTTTGGGTATTCTTATCGGAGTGCCTTTAGTATTTTTACTGCATTACCTAATTATTGGAGCAAAACGCTTTATACATGGCGGAAAAAGGATTTACTTTTTTACGCTTTTTAATCGGATTGTCCATTGGGTTGCAGCTGTTGCTTTTGTTGTATTAATCCCAACGGGTTTGATGATGGTTTTTGGAAAATACTTAGGCGGTGGTGAGCCGATTCGAATCGCGAGAGAATTGCATGGATATTTTACACCGGTTTTTATTATATCTGTGATCCCGATGTTTATATCTTGGTTCAAAGAGATGCTTCCTACCTTTGATGATGTCAAGTGGCTTTTCATTGTAGGAGGATATTTAAGTAAAAAGAAAATTGAGGTACCTGCCGGAAAATTCAATGCAGGACAGAAGATGTGGTTTTGGATTGCAACGCTTGGTGGTATTGTCATGATTATAACTGGCGCTGCGATGTTTTTCCAAAACTTTGATTTGGGAATTGCTAAAAGCTTAGATATGACGCAAATTGATCTGTTGCGATTGAGTGCATTAGTTCATAATATTTTAGGCTTTGCCGTTTTAGCACTTTTCTTGACACATATTTATATGTCAGTATTTGCGATAAAGGGTTCATTGCAAAGTATGAAAGATGGCTACAAAGAAGAAGACGAAGTGGCACATCTTCACTCATCTTATTATAAAAAATTAAAAAAAGAGGGGAAGATTTAA
- the fdh3B gene encoding formate dehydrogenase FDH3 subunit beta has product MSYARMKFYCDEARCIDCDGCSIACAEAHELPVGISRRKVVTLNEGVEGKEFSTSMACMHCTDAPCEQVCPVDCFYIREDGIVLHDKNTCIGCGYCLYACPFGAPQFPQDGAFGTRGVMDKCTMCAGGPEPTNSAKERELYGQNRIAEGKVPVCAAMCSTKALLVGDSEDVSKIYRERVASRGHGVQSVPNGWSVAYKN; this is encoded by the coding sequence ATGAGTTATGCAAGAATGAAATTTTATTGCGATGAGGCCAGATGTATTGATTGTGACGGATGTAGCATTGCATGTGCTGAGGCACATGAGCTCCCTGTTGGTATCAGCAGACGGAAAGTTGTCACCCTTAATGAAGGGGTAGAAGGTAAAGAATTCTCCACGTCAATGGCGTGTATGCACTGTACGGATGCTCCTTGTGAGCAAGTGTGTCCGGTGGATTGTTTTTATATTAGAGAAGACGGAATTGTGCTTCATGATAAAAATACTTGTATTGGTTGTGGTTATTGCCTTTATGCCTGTCCTTTTGGCGCGCCACAATTTCCACAAGATGGTGCTTTTGGCACTCGCGGTGTGATGGATAAATGTACAATGTGTGCAGGGGGACCTGAACCTACAAATTCTGCCAAAGAGCGTGAGCTTTATGGACAAAATCGTATTGCAGAGGGAAAAGTTCCTGTTTGTGCGGCGATGTGTTCTACCAAAGCACTACTCGTTGGGGATAGTGAAGATGTTTCTAAAATCTACCGTGAGCGTGTAGCATCAAGGGGACATGGGGTTCAGTCGGTTCCAAATGGCTGGAGCGTTGCGTATAAAAATTGA